Genomic segment of Umezawaea sp. Da 62-37:
GCGCCTCGAACAACCGCCCCACGACGCCGCACACGAGGTGGAGCACAGCGGTGCCGGGCGGCAGCAGGTTGAACAGCCCCCCGCACGCCGGACCGTGCAGCGGCCACGTCTCGAAGCACTCGGCGGGCACCGTGCACAGGGGCAGCCCGTCCAGGACGGGGACGAGCGGGACCGCCCCGCGCGGGGGCCGGTCCCCGGACCCGATGACGAAGGTCGACCCGGCCGGGGTGGTGCGGGCGAACTGCTCGACCTCCGCCACGTGGGCCACCGGCGCCGTCAGCACGTAGTTCGGGATGTCGTTGTCCGGCTCGTCCCCCTCGCCGAACGGGAACACCCGTCCGTCGCGAAGGGACGGAGCGGTGACCGGCCCGCGGACGGGGTGGAAGACCACGGTGGTGGCGAAGGGCACGAACGTGCGCGATCCGGAGTGCCCGCCAAGGCCAAGCACGAACAACTCGGACATCCCGCTCGCCTGCTCTCGCTCATCCGGTCATGCGGCGCATGGCCGTGATGGGACCGATCCGGTCGATGGCGCTGATCTTCACCGGCTCGCCGAAGGTCGCGGCCTGCACGGCGCGCTGGTTGTCGATGGCCATCGCGACGTGGGCGACCGGCGAGTAGAAGAAGATGAGGTCCCCCGCGGCCACCTGGCTCCGCGAGACCGCCGTTCCCACTCGTGACTGGTCCACCGCCACCCTCGGCAACGGCACGCCCACTGTCGCATAGGCGGTCTGGACGAGTCCAGAGCAGTCGTAGGAGTCCGGTCCCTCCGCGCCCCACTCGTACGGTTTGCCCAGTTGTGCCAGGGCGAACTCGAGCGCGGCGCCCGCTTTCCCGTTCGGGATCGCGACCTCCGGCCGCGCGGTGCTCCCTCCGTGCAGGAGGTCGCGCTGATCGGGGGTGAGCCGGTCCAGCGCCGCGCGCACCGCGGTGATCCGGCCCGCGAGGTCGTCGCGCCGCCGCTGGAGGTCCGCGCCGGACGTCGCGGCCGCTCCCGTGGCCGCGGTGGCCTGCTGCCTGGCGAGCAGGAGCGCCGACCACGCGTCGGCGAACCCGGAGTGCGACGACGCGAGTTCCTCGGCCGGCCCCCCGCCTGTCGGCTGGGCGGTGTCGGCCTCGGGCAGGAGCCCGACCACGAGCGTCCGGGTGGAATCGGCCAGGGACCACGCGTACCGCGCG
This window contains:
- a CDS encoding C40 family peptidase, giving the protein MGPRALRGSRRTSALPWLGAVHLVGGALNVLLGLSWAARWNLLCGLAQVVLAAVILVAVLRDRRPSAPRDHVRSDAVRPRLHRGPDRRAVGGLITCLVVASLACAPTPVASADPPVSVAGLLLQYYDLSRQAESLNEQLLAAEAVHTAQQADASAKSGAVSTASAEFDGERARYAWSLADSTRTLVVGLLPEADTAQPTGGGPAEELASSHSGFADAWSALLLARQQATAATGAAATSGADLQRRRDDLAGRITAVRAALDRLTPDQRDLLHGGSTARPEVAIPNGKAGAALEFALAQLGKPYEWGAEGPDSYDCSGLVQTAYATVGVPLPRVAVDQSRVGTAVSRSQVAAGDLIFFYSPVAHVAMAIDNQRAVQAATFGEPVKISAIDRIGPITAMRRMTG